One window of the uncultured Paludibaculum sp. genome contains the following:
- a CDS encoding arylsulfatase has product MQRRQFLQSLSAAALAPVVSAPRPNILFVLADDLGYGDLACYGQTRIQTPNIDRLAAEGIRFGSAYAGSTVCAPSRCSLMTGLHTGHAHTRGNKGNDLPLRPSDITVTELLKQAGYRTGLFGKWSLGQLGTTGYPTKKGWDEWFGFFSQLHAHNYYPEHLLNQDGSFMLRGNMGTQHKDYAPDLFTQHAVSFLERQPATQPFFLHVCYTQPHANNEMGRDTGNGMQVPSDQPYSDRNWPQVEKNFAAMITRMDSDVGQLMTTLKRKGMDQNTLVIFASDNGPHKEGGHSPSFFESSGPLRGIKRDLTEGGIRVPCVARWPKAIKAGQVSEFPWAFWDILPTFAELAGVDTPKGLDGTSIVPTLIGKTQQPHEYFYWEFHELGFHQAVRTGNWKGIRKGPDLPIELYDLATDLSEHHDVSAANPTVVARIKQIMATARTDSPDFPILTPEQAKKRALPM; this is encoded by the coding sequence CGCCACGCCCGAATATCCTCTTTGTCCTGGCCGACGATCTCGGCTACGGAGATCTGGCATGCTACGGCCAGACGAGGATCCAGACGCCGAACATCGATCGCCTCGCCGCCGAGGGCATCCGCTTCGGCTCCGCTTATGCCGGTTCGACCGTGTGCGCGCCATCCCGCTGTTCCCTGATGACGGGCCTGCACACGGGCCACGCCCACACGCGCGGCAACAAGGGGAACGACCTGCCGTTGCGGCCCAGCGACATCACCGTGACAGAACTCCTGAAGCAGGCGGGCTACCGCACCGGCCTCTTCGGCAAGTGGAGTCTGGGGCAGTTGGGCACCACCGGTTATCCGACGAAGAAGGGCTGGGACGAGTGGTTCGGTTTCTTCTCGCAGCTCCATGCGCACAATTACTACCCCGAGCATCTGCTCAACCAGGACGGCAGCTTCATGCTGCGTGGCAACATGGGCACGCAACACAAGGACTACGCGCCCGACCTCTTCACGCAGCACGCAGTCAGCTTTCTGGAGAGGCAGCCGGCGACGCAACCGTTCTTCCTGCATGTCTGCTACACGCAGCCGCATGCCAACAACGAAATGGGCCGGGACACGGGCAACGGCATGCAGGTGCCCTCCGATCAGCCGTACTCCGATCGCAACTGGCCGCAGGTGGAGAAGAACTTCGCGGCCATGATCACGCGCATGGACTCGGACGTGGGCCAACTAATGACAACGTTGAAGCGCAAGGGCATGGACCAGAACACCCTGGTGATCTTCGCGTCCGACAATGGCCCACACAAGGAGGGCGGCCACTCGCCGTCGTTCTTCGAGAGCTCAGGCCCCCTGCGTGGCATCAAGCGGGACTTGACCGAGGGCGGAATCCGCGTACCCTGCGTGGCTCGCTGGCCGAAGGCCATCAAAGCTGGTCAGGTGAGCGAGTTCCCCTGGGCTTTTTGGGACATCCTGCCCACTTTCGCGGAGCTCGCCGGAGTGGACACCCCCAAGGGTCTGGACGGCACCTCCATCGTGCCGACATTGATAGGCAAGACGCAGCAGCCGCACGAGTACTTCTACTGGGAGTTCCACGAACTGGGCTTCCACCAGGCCGTCCGCACGGGCAATTGGAAGGGCATCCGCAAAGGGCCGGATCTGCCGATCGAACTATACGACCTGGCGACGGACCTCAGCGAGCATCACGACGTGTCGGCCGCGAATCCAACGGTGGTCGCGCGCATCAAGCAGATCATGGCCACGGCCAGGACAGACTCACCGGACTTCCCGATATTGACTCCAGAGCAGGCAAAGAAGCGGGCGTTGCCGATGTAA
- a CDS encoding class I SAM-dependent methyltransferase, translating into MQQTVAEWAAPRSSQPMRSLLLGVTPDIALMPWPPTMSLIAMDSACGMVRSVWPGDLPGRRHALCANWSSLPLPAASCDIVLGDGSMNCLRFPGPVRALAESVHSVLREDGLFLLRCYARPTPCERPEDVFTDLLRNAISTFHHFKFRLLMAVQQTPEQGVCVNDVYTAWARRHIDVPALCAQTGWAPETVRTIDLYQGSATVHTFPSLPDFRSVLDDLFEEVSVSIHSYELSECCPTLVMRPRRAGCLSKGTR; encoded by the coding sequence ATGCAGCAGACAGTGGCCGAGTGGGCTGCTCCGCGTTCGTCTCAGCCGATGCGAAGCCTCCTGCTCGGCGTCACTCCGGACATCGCCCTGATGCCGTGGCCGCCGACAATGTCTCTGATCGCCATGGATAGCGCCTGCGGCATGGTGCGTTCCGTGTGGCCGGGCGATCTTCCAGGACGGCGCCATGCGCTCTGCGCGAATTGGTCGTCGCTGCCTCTGCCCGCTGCCTCGTGCGATATCGTCCTCGGCGACGGTTCCATGAACTGCCTTCGATTCCCCGGGCCCGTCCGGGCACTGGCGGAGAGCGTCCATTCCGTTTTGCGCGAGGACGGCCTCTTCCTGCTGCGCTGCTACGCCCGCCCCACGCCGTGCGAGCGTCCCGAGGACGTCTTTACCGACCTCCTCCGCAATGCGATCTCGACGTTTCACCACTTCAAGTTCCGCCTGCTGATGGCCGTCCAGCAGACGCCCGAGCAAGGCGTCTGTGTCAACGATGTCTATACCGCCTGGGCGCGGCGGCACATCGACGTGCCGGCTCTCTGTGCACAGACCGGATGGGCCCCCGAGACCGTCCGAACAATCGATCTTTACCAGGGAAGCGCCACGGTCCACACCTTCCCCTCCCTGCCGGACTTCCGCTCGGTCCTTGACGACCTTTTTGAGGAAGTGTCAGTTTCGATACACTCCTACGAGTTGAGCGAATGTTGCCCGACCCTGGTCATGCGGCCCCGGCGGGCGGGATGCCTCTCGAAAGGAACGCGTTGA
- a CDS encoding type II toxin-antitoxin system HicB family antitoxin — MEQYLARFEPDAVDGGYVVTFPDFGYGVTQGESLEEAMEMARDLLLLTISDYIRAGKPLPPPVRRRGSKFHPVPLTALQSAKVDLYASFQASGLKKAELARRIGIPKTHIERLFSLRHHSRLDQIEAAFAALGKRLHIEARDAA; from the coding sequence ATGGAACAATACCTGGCCCGGTTCGAACCTGATGCTGTGGATGGCGGCTACGTGGTCACCTTTCCCGACTTCGGCTATGGCGTGACTCAGGGTGAAAGCCTGGAGGAGGCTATGGAGATGGCGCGGGACCTGTTGCTGCTGACCATCAGTGACTACATCCGGGCAGGCAAACCGCTGCCACCACCGGTTCGGCGCCGAGGCTCCAAGTTCCACCCTGTTCCTCTGACCGCTCTGCAGTCCGCGAAAGTCGATCTTTACGCATCGTTCCAGGCATCCGGCCTGAAGAAGGCCGAGTTAGCCCGGCGTATCGGGATCCCGAAGACACACATCGAGAGACTGTTCTCGTTGCGACATCACTCGCGGCTCGACCAGATTGAGGCGGCATTCGCCGCTCTCGGCAAGCGACTGCACATCGAAGCACGCGACGCGGCGTAG
- a CDS encoding ABC transporter permease, producing MQTLLQDLRYAFRTLLKSRGFAVTAALTLAAGIGANTAIFSIMDAVLLRPLPYPNPDRLVRLYETEAAPGKYPFTGPDFLDWKTQNSTFSDMTLYFWPTDMNLSGHGQPDPVRVVPTESNFFSLLGVSPLLGRTWAVGEDQPGKDDVVILGYALWQSRFGGDPKAVGQVLELNARKYTVVGVMPEGFNFPFEARLWTPLDMSGRGLGERGSHSFNAIGRMKPGVAVEKARADVALIAARLEKAFPDSNHKVGAVVVPLQEDLAGKSRTSLLMMLGAVGLVLLIACANIANLLLSRAVSRQKEMAVRSSLGASRLRLLRQMLTESLLLSLVGGALGVLLGWGLITLLPKIKSFTLPSFNKIELSASVLLFAFGLTVVTGVLFGLAPAFQASRPDLFDELKGGAGSSISPGRRRRLMSNGLVVGEIALSMILLICAGLLLKDFARVRGVEIGVRRDGIWTGAIQLPEAIYKTDPQRAAFARQLLEQARGIPGVQVASLSDRLPLEGGSNYYVQIRGKVSQRMSGPLVESHRVTPDYFRTMGIPLLKGRLPTETDTRHAMELDTIRREAWEKGTRLPAAQRNQMVYANVINATMARTLWPGEDPVGQMFAGGGGDENGPWRQVVGVVGDVRQWGLTEKPQPEAYDALYAPERVFLTLHTSVPSSSIAPAVRRALAGIDANLALYRERTIAEVVDDNSRGQRFLSSLVGSFAALAALLAAIGIYGVLSYVVTQRTHEIGIRMSLGATRTRVLGDVLRQGMSLAFAGFALGLVGAFAAGRVMESLLHEVKPRDPVIFAGTAALLAVVTLLACLLPARRAARLDPIRALRYE from the coding sequence ATGCAAACCCTCCTGCAAGACTTGCGATATGCCTTCCGGACTCTTCTGAAATCACGTGGTTTCGCGGTTACCGCCGCCCTCACTCTGGCCGCCGGCATCGGCGCCAATACCGCCATCTTCAGCATCATGGATGCGGTGTTGCTGCGCCCGCTGCCGTATCCAAATCCGGACCGGCTTGTCCGTCTTTACGAGACCGAAGCGGCACCCGGCAAGTATCCCTTCACCGGGCCTGACTTCCTGGACTGGAAGACGCAGAACAGTACGTTTTCCGACATGACTCTGTACTTCTGGCCGACCGATATGAACCTCAGCGGCCACGGGCAGCCGGATCCGGTGCGGGTGGTGCCGACCGAGTCCAATTTCTTCTCGTTACTTGGCGTTTCTCCGTTGTTGGGCCGAACGTGGGCGGTGGGCGAGGATCAGCCGGGCAAGGACGATGTCGTGATTCTGGGCTATGCCCTCTGGCAGAGCCGGTTCGGCGGCGATCCGAAGGCCGTCGGGCAGGTGCTGGAGTTGAATGCGCGCAAGTACACAGTTGTTGGCGTGATGCCGGAGGGGTTCAACTTCCCCTTCGAGGCGCGGCTGTGGACCCCGCTGGACATGTCGGGCCGGGGGCTGGGCGAACGGGGCAGCCACTCGTTCAACGCCATCGGCCGGATGAAGCCGGGTGTGGCTGTGGAGAAGGCGCGGGCGGACGTGGCTCTGATTGCCGCGCGGCTGGAGAAGGCATTCCCGGATTCGAATCATAAGGTGGGGGCCGTTGTCGTGCCACTGCAGGAGGATCTGGCCGGCAAGTCGCGCACCTCACTGTTGATGATGCTCGGGGCTGTGGGCCTGGTGCTGCTGATTGCCTGCGCCAACATCGCCAATCTGCTGCTTTCCCGGGCCGTGAGCCGGCAGAAGGAGATGGCGGTGCGGAGTTCGCTGGGCGCGTCCCGCCTGCGCCTGCTTCGGCAGATGTTGACCGAAAGCCTGCTGCTTTCTTTGGTCGGTGGTGCCTTGGGCGTGCTGCTGGGCTGGGGGTTGATCACCCTGCTGCCCAAGATCAAGAGCTTTACGCTGCCGAGCTTCAACAAGATCGAGTTGAGCGCATCGGTGTTGCTTTTCGCCTTTGGCCTCACGGTGGTGACCGGGGTGCTGTTCGGCCTGGCTCCGGCATTCCAGGCGTCGCGGCCTGATTTGTTCGACGAACTGAAGGGTGGAGCGGGCAGTTCCATCAGTCCGGGCCGTCGGCGGCGGTTGATGAGCAATGGGCTGGTGGTGGGCGAGATCGCGCTGTCGATGATCCTGCTGATCTGCGCCGGCCTGTTGTTGAAAGACTTCGCGCGTGTGCGCGGGGTCGAGATCGGGGTACGGCGGGATGGAATCTGGACTGGGGCGATTCAGTTGCCTGAGGCGATCTACAAAACGGACCCGCAGCGTGCGGCCTTCGCGCGGCAGTTGTTGGAGCAGGCGCGCGGGATCCCCGGTGTGCAGGTTGCCTCGCTGAGTGACCGCCTGCCTCTGGAAGGCGGCAGCAACTACTACGTGCAGATCCGTGGCAAGGTCTCACAGCGGATGAGCGGCCCGCTGGTGGAGTCCCATCGGGTGACGCCCGATTACTTCCGGACGATGGGCATTCCGCTGTTGAAAGGCCGGTTGCCGACAGAGACGGACACGCGGCATGCCATGGAATTGGACACCATCCGGCGCGAGGCCTGGGAGAAAGGGACGAGGCTCCCGGCCGCGCAGCGCAACCAGATGGTGTACGCGAATGTCATCAACGCGACGATGGCGCGAACGCTGTGGCCGGGGGAGGACCCCGTGGGGCAGATGTTCGCGGGCGGCGGTGGGGATGAGAACGGCCCGTGGCGCCAGGTGGTGGGTGTGGTGGGCGACGTCCGGCAGTGGGGGCTGACGGAGAAGCCGCAGCCGGAGGCGTACGATGCGCTCTATGCTCCGGAGCGCGTCTTCCTGACGCTGCACACGTCGGTACCGTCGTCCAGCATTGCGCCTGCTGTCCGGCGGGCGCTGGCCGGAATCGACGCCAACCTGGCCCTCTATCGGGAGCGAACCATCGCCGAGGTAGTGGACGACAACTCACGAGGCCAGCGGTTCCTGAGTTCGCTGGTGGGTTCGTTCGCGGCGTTGGCGGCGTTACTGGCCGCGATTGGGATCTACGGCGTGTTGTCCTATGTGGTGACGCAGCGGACGCATGAGATCGGCATCCGCATGTCGCTGGGCGCCACCCGGACGCGTGTGCTAGGCGACGTCCTGCGACAGGGGATGAGCCTGGCGTTTGCGGGGTTCGCACTGGGCTTGGTGGGTGCGTTCGCCGCGGGCCGGGTGATGGAGAGCCTGCTGCATGAGGTGAAGCCGAGGGATCCGGTGATCTTCGCTGGCACGGCGGCGTTGCTGGCCGTGGTGACGCTGTTGGCGTGCCTGCTGCCGGCGCGGCGCGCGGCGCGGTTGGATCCGATTCGTGCATTGCGGTATGAGTGA